The genomic stretch AACGCCGCCGCTCAGACCGCTTTCAACGACAACCTCCTGGCTGCTCAGCCCGGAACCAACGGCTCCGCCTTCGCTAACCACCACTTCAACACTACAGCTACTCATAATCAgaatcaccaccaccaccacaaccaccatcACGATTCGCAAGCCCAAGTCCACTCTACCCACCACGTCCACCCATCCCTATATGACCCACGCTCTTACTCTGGTGCGTCTTCCTACGCGCCGCAGCACCCGTCCATGCTGTCCCTCGATCCCGTACTCGGTGGGGGAGGAGGGGGTGGAGGTGGGCACGGGGGATCGGGTGGGTTCATGCTGGTGCCCAAGAGTGAGGATATGTGCCGTCCACCGGTGGATTTCTCATCAAGAATTGGGCTGAATTTGGGTGGCCGGACTTATTTCTCCTCGGAGGACGACTTCATGAACAGGCTTTACCGGCGGCCCAGGCCGCTTGATCCAGCCTCGGCTCACTCACCGAGGTGCCAGGCCGAGGGCTGCAATGCCGATCTCTCCCACGCCAAGCACTACCACCGCCGCCACAAGGTCTGCGAGTTCCATTCCAAAGCTTCCACCGTCATCGCCGCTGGGTTGACTCAGCGATTTTGCCAGCAGTGCAGCAGGTTGTTTTGAAATCACCGAAATGCCCCCTCTACTCCGTCCCACACATTTTCCCAAAAACATCTTCCCAAAACCCTGAGAATAACGATTTTAAAATGACTAAATTGTCCTCTGGCCGTTGCCAATGATTGCTTTTAGGAGGTTATAATCCCGATGGGCCGTCCGTAAAATTGTCCTACGTTTTCCGTTTATACGGTACTCTGTGCTATTCTGCTTCTTTCTCGGAGTGGGAAGCCTTTTCAgtacttatttttaattgtttttgataccccaaaattagttttaa from Humulus lupulus chromosome 5, drHumLupu1.1, whole genome shotgun sequence encodes the following:
- the LOC133777594 gene encoding LOW QUALITY PROTEIN: squamosa promoter-binding-like protein 8 (The sequence of the model RefSeq protein was modified relative to this genomic sequence to represent the inferred CDS: deleted 1 base in 1 codon), with amino-acid sequence MLDYEWGRVSAMMLTGEEHEQPPGSDPNRHNILDHYANAAAQTAFNDNLLAAQPGTNGSAFANHHFNTTATHNQNHHHHHNHHHDSQAQVHSTHHVHPSLYDPRSYSGASSYAPQHPSMLSLDPVLGGGGGGGGGHGGSGGFMLVPKSEDMCRPPVDFSSRIGLNLGGRTYFSSEDDFMNRLYRRPRPLDPASAHSPRCQAEGCNADLSHAKHYHRRHKVCEFHSKASTVIAAGLTQRFCQQCSRFHILSEFDNGKRSCRKRLADHNRRRRKTQQPINQENSNKSLQPEINTRHPSSDNVSRSPPDSGAQSTSSVTVALSPPRISLDCFRQRSYQTTTASSGSSAHSFSQVGKRNGADQVYLRTNAWALL